A DNA window from Oncorhynchus keta strain PuntledgeMale-10-30-2019 unplaced genomic scaffold, Oket_V2 Un_contig_13853_pilon_pilon, whole genome shotgun sequence contains the following coding sequences:
- the LOC118371771 gene encoding CD209 antigen-like protein A isoform X1: MSEGVYENSERFKDDEPDAMKNKDIDGQLYANVRAFKPSTRDGVVASVHVQWWKRPSGVAAVCLGLLCVLLLAGIIGLSVQYSNVSKNSSAAIDQLQTSYNTITKERDQLQTSYNNMTNERDQLQTEKVFLKMRLTNLKRTCPEGWQKFESSWYFLSTETKTWEESREDCLERGADLVIINSDKEQTFLFNLNKGVWIGLTDSVKEGTWKWVDGTPLTTGYWYYPCPDNAGPTQNEDCVEIRNDQLPLKAWNDLSCDSQLNWICEKAF; this comes from the exons ATGTCAGAGGGAGTCTATGAAAACTCAGAACGATTTAAAGACGATGAGCCTGATGCAATGAAGAACAAAGACATTGATGGCCAATTATATGCCAACGTAAGAGCCTTCAAACCCAGTACAAGAGATGGAGTTGTTGCTTCAG TACATGTTCAGTGGTGGAAGAGACCCTCTGGAGTTGCTGCAGTGTGTCTGGGGCTGCTGTGTGTTCTCCTACTGGCTGGGATCATAGGCCTGTCTGTTCAAT acaGCAACGTCTCAAAGAACTCATCTGCAGCgatagaccagctacagaccagttataaCACCAtaactaaagagagagaccagctacagaccagttataaCAACATGACTAatgagagagaccagctacagactgAGAAAGTGTTTCTTAAAATGAGGCTGACCAATCTCA AACGAACATGCCCTGAAGGCTGGCAGAAGTTTGAATCAAGTTGGTACTTCCTGTCTACTGAGACTAAAAcctgggaggagagcagagaggactgtctggagagaggagcagacctgGTGATCATAAACAGTGATaaggaacag ACTTTTCTCTTCAATCTCAACAAGGGAGTCTGGATTGGTCTGACTGACTCTGTTAAGGAGGGGACCTGGAAATGGGTGGACGGCACCCCACTGACCACAGG gtactggtattaccCATGTCCTGATAATGCAGGTCCTACTCAGAACGAGGACTGTGTTGAGATACGTAATGACCAGCTTCCTCTAAAGGCATGGAACGACTTGTCATGTGACAGCCAACTCAACTGGATTTGTGAGAAAGCGTTTTAA
- the LOC118371771 gene encoding CD209 antigen-like protein A isoform X2 has protein sequence MSEGVYENSERFKDDEPDAMKNKDIDGQLYANVRAFKPSTRDGVVASVHVQWWKRPSGVAAVCLGLLCVLLLAGIIGLSVQYSNVSKNSSAAIDQLQTSYNTITKERDQLQTSYNNMTNERDQLQTEKVFLKMRLTNLKRTCPEGWQKFESSWYFLSTETKTWEESREDCLERGADLVIINSDKEQGVWIGLTDSVKEGTWKWVDGTPLTTGYWYYPCPDNAGPTQNEDCVEIRNDQLPLKAWNDLSCDSQLNWICEKAF, from the exons ATGTCAGAGGGAGTCTATGAAAACTCAGAACGATTTAAAGACGATGAGCCTGATGCAATGAAGAACAAAGACATTGATGGCCAATTATATGCCAACGTAAGAGCCTTCAAACCCAGTACAAGAGATGGAGTTGTTGCTTCAG TACATGTTCAGTGGTGGAAGAGACCCTCTGGAGTTGCTGCAGTGTGTCTGGGGCTGCTGTGTGTTCTCCTACTGGCTGGGATCATAGGCCTGTCTGTTCAAT acaGCAACGTCTCAAAGAACTCATCTGCAGCgatagaccagctacagaccagttataaCACCAtaactaaagagagagaccagctacagaccagttataaCAACATGACTAatgagagagaccagctacagactgAGAAAGTGTTTCTTAAAATGAGGCTGACCAATCTCA AACGAACATGCCCTGAAGGCTGGCAGAAGTTTGAATCAAGTTGGTACTTCCTGTCTACTGAGACTAAAAcctgggaggagagcagagaggactgtctggagagaggagcagacctgGTGATCATAAACAGTGATaaggaacag GGAGTCTGGATTGGTCTGACTGACTCTGTTAAGGAGGGGACCTGGAAATGGGTGGACGGCACCCCACTGACCACAGG gtactggtattaccCATGTCCTGATAATGCAGGTCCTACTCAGAACGAGGACTGTGTTGAGATACGTAATGACCAGCTTCCTCTAAAGGCATGGAACGACTTGTCATGTGACAGCCAACTCAACTGGATTTGTGAGAAAGCGTTTTAA
- the LOC118371771 gene encoding C-type lectin domain family 4 member E-like isoform X3: protein MSEGVYENSERFKDDEPDAMKNKDIDGQLYANVRAFKPSTRDGVVASDSNVSKNSSAAIDQLQTSYNTITKERDQLQTSYNNMTNERDQLQTEKVFLKMRLTNLKRTCPEGWQKFESSWYFLSTETKTWEESREDCLERGADLVIINSDKEQTFLFNLNKGVWIGLTDSVKEGTWKWVDGTPLTTGYWYYPCPDNAGPTQNEDCVEIRNDQLPLKAWNDLSCDSQLNWICEKAF, encoded by the exons ATGTCAGAGGGAGTCTATGAAAACTCAGAACGATTTAAAGACGATGAGCCTGATGCAATGAAGAACAAAGACATTGATGGCCAATTATATGCCAACGTAAGAGCCTTCAAACCCAGTACAAGAGATGGAGTTGTTGCTTCAG acaGCAACGTCTCAAAGAACTCATCTGCAGCgatagaccagctacagaccagttataaCACCAtaactaaagagagagaccagctacagaccagttataaCAACATGACTAatgagagagaccagctacagactgAGAAAGTGTTTCTTAAAATGAGGCTGACCAATCTCA AACGAACATGCCCTGAAGGCTGGCAGAAGTTTGAATCAAGTTGGTACTTCCTGTCTACTGAGACTAAAAcctgggaggagagcagagaggactgtctggagagaggagcagacctgGTGATCATAAACAGTGATaaggaacag ACTTTTCTCTTCAATCTCAACAAGGGAGTCTGGATTGGTCTGACTGACTCTGTTAAGGAGGGGACCTGGAAATGGGTGGACGGCACCCCACTGACCACAGG gtactggtattaccCATGTCCTGATAATGCAGGTCCTACTCAGAACGAGGACTGTGTTGAGATACGTAATGACCAGCTTCCTCTAAAGGCATGGAACGACTTGTCATGTGACAGCCAACTCAACTGGATTTGTGAGAAAGCGTTTTAA